CGCCCTCCCTCCAGGCGATTCCGGAGGTCCCAGTCAGACTGTGGGGACCTGGCCGACCTCAGGGCCCCCGCGTCATCCCAGGAGAATGGTGCCAAGGAAGAGAATGGGGACGAGGTGTTCCCACCCCACAGTGAGGCCCTGGGTTCTCCTCCTCCCGGCGAGGGGCCGGCGGGGGCCCGGGAGAAGCCTCCTCTGAGGAGGACGTCCAGCCGAGCGGAGAGGCAGGAGAAGGGCCAGGCCGTGGATGACGCGCAGCCGCCCCAGAAGGCCGTGGGGGGCTCTGACGAGGAGGCCAGCCCACGTCCAGCCACAGGGGAGGCTGTCCCGCCAGGCCAAGCCTCCAACCCGGAGGCCGAGAATGGTCGCAGGAGCcccacagaaggaaaagaagagacagaaaagagggAGGCAAAGGAGGCGACGGCAGCAAAGGAAGACGAAGAGCCCAGACAGAGCCGAGACGCAGCGGGGTCGGCAGAGGGCGCTGCGGGGGAGGCCCCAGCAGGCCCCCCCCGGGGGGCGGAGGTCCCCCACATCCCGGAGCAGGGCAAAGGCGAGGAAAAGGACGAGGCAGGGGCCGTTCTGGAGCCAGGCTGCTGCCCCAGCGAGGAGGCCCCCGAGACAGAGGTGAGCGGCCTGCACGATGCCGGGAGGCGGCCAGGGCTCGAGTGTGTCTGCTTATGCGTCCTCACAAATCAGCTCAGTTGGGCAGAAAAAAGGCCCCGGATTGACAGCCCATTGTGGATGGTGAGGGGACAGAGACacaggaaagggaagcaggcccagGAAGCCCGGGAGACCAGCAGCTCCTTGGACACGCTAAGGAAAGCagagtgtggccctgggcagggGGTTCCCTGGGGAAGcccaaagcacaagcaagggggaaaccgtgtgtgcgtgtgtgtgtgcatgtgcatgtgcagcGTGTGGGAGGAGGCTGGAGAAGCTTCGGGGTGAAGATGGCATTCGAGTGGGGCCATTCGAGGAGGAGGCTTTGTGGCGGACACAAGGGCACAGAGGCAGGGGGTCCCTcggccctgcccaccccccttcCTGGCCCTTCAGCAGCCCCTTCACTTGTGTTGAGCTGAAACTGCACGTTCCTTTGTTACTGTCGCCCATTGCTGCTCACGAGGTGCCCACGTGCCTTCCACGTCCCTGTCTCGGCAGCCCCAGGCCTTAGGGGCTTTACCTCCTGCTGCTCCACTGTCATGGCCCCTTCCTTACCTCTACAGTCAGACTCACCCCCACCACCGGGATTCCTGGTCTCCAGACCTGCCCTACACAGTAGCACCCAATTCCTCTTCCTGAAAACAGCATCTCAAGGTCTATGCTCCTGCCCCAGACGCTTTGATACCACACATTGGAAAATCGAGTTCCTGTTCCTCTCCGTGCTGAACTTTCTCCCAACTTTCCCTCCCCGCCATCACGGCGCCCACGCCTCCAGCCGGCCTCCAGCACCCACCGCCCCAGGAGAGGCAAGGCACCAGCCCATGTATCCTGCCGTGGCCTCCTCCATTGACACCTACACCCCCAGTGGAGATTTCCCTTGGTGCCGCCTGGAAACCGCCCCACTACCTCCATGTCCTCCGCAGGCGTCCCCCGACCGCTCCAGTGAGACAGCCGCAGGGACCCCTGCAGTCGCTTACACTCAGCACAGCGCGTTCCggtggcccagggcccaggccgtGGTCACATGCCGAGGACACTCTCGTAAATGTCTCTGCTTCCAGCCAGAGACCCCATGGTCTGAGGCGTGGTGCAGCCGCAGCCCGGAAGGAGCCAGAAGTCATGCTTTGGGTTGAATGTTGACTGAACAGCGATTTTCCCTTTTGTTAGAGCATCCACCTTCTGTTTTGGGTTGTGTTCTTTTCCCACTTTTACGCCACCAAAACTTCTGAAGCAGTGGAGCGGGAGGATGAGACGGAGCGAGAGTGGATGCGTAGGTGGGAAGCCAGCGCGGCGAGGGCGCGGGAGCCGGGCGTCAAGGAGCAGGCGAAGTCACCTAATAGTTGAAGGTTAAATCCTGACTCCGcgacttcctagctgtgtgacctagggGAAGCCACTTGACCCTCCTGTGCCTTCACGGCTCCACCTGCGGAACGGAGCTAACAGAGTATCTAACGTGTCTTGCTTTTGTGAGGAATAAAGGAGCTGGTGCTGTGGAGCACACCGCGTTGTCGCCACTGCCACTGCCACTCGTGTTACATTCTTGCTGGGTCCGCCGTCCCCAAGGACATCTGCCAAGCATCAGGATGTCCCCCACTGTCTTCCCAACTCATCTGTTCCTCCTGTGTTTGCAGGATAACCCCCCTGTCCAGGACACTAAGATGTGAGGAGCTCACCGTGCCTAGTGATGTGGCTGCCGGAGACGCCTCTTTCAAAGGAGCAACAAGAGTAGCAGCCAATGAAGCCATCACCGACGCAGAGCTCGTGGAGGGTCTGGAGCGGCCCGAGACAGACCACACTGTTTCTAGGCCTCCACGCTGACATTCTCCCGCAGGTAGAGATCAGTCAAAGGCCGGCAGCCTTGCATCACCTTGAGTTCGTGTCTCAATGGacttggtttaagaaaaaaaacaaaaacttagaacAGTTTACTGTGGGGACAGCTCCCCGGAAGCCTCGCCAACCTGGGGGCCTGGCTCCTACTGCAcccacctgtccctgtggctgACCTCAGAACTGGATTCTGACTTAGCTTCTCAGATTTTGTTTTGTGCAAAGCAATAGCCTTTTTAACGCTCTGAACTTTTTATGATTCTCAGATGTGAGTAAAAACTGATTTCAGGTGggtggaaacaaaagcaaagactgTTGCTGAAATAGAAGTCCCGTCAGTTACAGAAGACCTCGGCTATGGAAAAGCTTAAATTGTGGAGACCCCGAGACAACCTCTCAGCTTTTTCCACATGGGAACCGGCcaaccaatttttaaaacattggccTGGAAGCGGTACTTACtgcaccatttaaaaatatgtattaggaACCTTTGCTGTCTGGGACTTTTCCAGTCTGTGGTACCCAGGGAGGGGACAGGCTCAGCCCACGCTCttcccaggggaggaggaggtggagacgGGCAGATCCGGAGAAGCAGATGTGAGGTGTCACGGTTCTGCACGCGCTGCCTTTCCTCATCCTGAGAGCAGAGTGGGGAGACCTTAACAATGCCCGCCCTCTGACACATCTTGGGGAGGAAATGTGCAGTTCTGCAAGACGTCCTTGAGCCTGGAGTAGGTGCTTCCTGGGAGGTGCTGGCGCATCTGTTTTGAAAGGTACAGGACAAAGACATATTCCTACCTTCCCTGGGAAGCTGCTCTTGAATCAAAGCCCAGGCTCCCTTTCCGGACGGGATTGGGGGGCCTGGGTTTTCAGCCTCTTCTCAACGGGTTGCTCTGGCTTTAATGTTCGGTGTGGAAAGTGCAAGGGGCTTTGCAAGGAGCAGGGGccatttcctctcccctcctgaTGCATAGCTGTTTATCCAAATACTCGGTTAATCTTTGGTGTTGGTTCTCATCCGGGGTGGAGGGTTTCAGCGTCTCGTTGCGCTGATGTGGTAGACGGAGCAGCTGTTTCTCTGAAGGTCCGTCCGGCAGCCTCCTACCCTGACTTCAGAAACCATGTCCCAGACAAAAAGGCCTCTGTCCCTGCCAGTACCTCAGCGGTCTCAGTACAGTTTTATAGTACAGTACAGGCTCCTAGGACCGTTTTCCTAACTCCAGATAGTGTTCGTACttgggatatatattttttcaaagatttttttttccaaaagttttttcaaaacttttaaaaatacaagcatTTTCTAGACCTTGTAACTCAGTTAAGCccgaaattttaagttttatgttttaGCAGGATTTCGGAGCTAGGTGTGTTCCAGTTATTTTGAGGTCCACATAACCCTTAGCTATCGCTCCCTCCCCCGTCCACCCGTCTGTACCTGTCCCTCTCCTATCTGCCCGTCCATCTATACCAACAGAGATGTGTTACCCCCTAAAcaatacatgattttatttacgtATGTCTTTGGATTGTTTATGACACACACATCTGGGCCAGAGTTTAGTGAATGTGTGCGTGTTTGTGAGCATGTGTGACAAAAGAAGGGACACCTGCCACTTTCCTTTACTTGAAAAAGGAATAGGCCAGGCAGCCTGGGATGTAGCTGTGAGAACAAAACAATCTT
This portion of the Mustela lutreola isolate mMusLut2 chromosome 14, mMusLut2.pri, whole genome shotgun sequence genome encodes:
- the RCSD1 gene encoding capZ-interacting protein isoform X1 yields the protein MRGLPLPRKDARNPGCDLDAAVSFARGGRTSRREREKERPAEARATVDDSAPPSVAQLAGRFREQAAAAKETPACKPTRRKPPCSLPLFPPKVELGQNGEEKSPPSASHPPKIKVKSSPLIEKLQANLAFDPTALLPGASPKSPGLKAVVSPFQSPPSTPSSPGVRSQEPEDVPVSFDQPPEGSRLPCFNKVRTKGSIKRRPPSRRFRRSQSDCGDLADLRAPASSQENGAKEENGDEVFPPHSEALGSPPPGEGPAGAREKPPLRRTSSRAERQEKGQAVDDAQPPQKAVGGSDEEASPRPATGEAVPPGQASNPEAENGRRSPTEGKEETEKREAKEATAAKEDEEPRQSRDAAGSAEGAAGEAPAGPPRGAEVPHIPEQGKGEEKDEAGAVLEPGCCPSEEAPETEDNPPVQDTKM